The following coding sequences are from one Lolium rigidum isolate FL_2022 chromosome 6, APGP_CSIRO_Lrig_0.1, whole genome shotgun sequence window:
- the LOC124664721 gene encoding DCC family protein At1g52590, chloroplastic-like, with the protein MAGRCYSPSVLRLQPQLSPPPQLQPVGRGRGGWGRQSLRVAASAASGAAAEPVKAATDAEFFQPSDTRPIMLFDGVCNLCNGGVRFVRERDPGRSIRYIPLQSESGRKLLRRSGRSPDDISSVVLVEKDRSYIKSDAVLRIMEYLNLPFPQLAAFLNIAPLFLRDFAYDNVANNRYLVFGRSESEACEIL; encoded by the exons ATGGCCGGGCGCTGCTACTCGCCCTCCGTACTGCGGCTCCAGCCACAGCTCAGCCCTCCGCCGCAGCTGCAACCcgtgggaagaggaagaggaggatggggGCGGCAGAGCTTGCGGGTGGCCGCGTCTGCGgccagcggcgcggcggcggagccTGTGAAGGCGGCCACCGACGCCGAGTTCTTCCAGCCCTCCGACACCAGGCCCATCATGCTCTTCGACG gcgtgtgcaacctctgcaacgGCGGCGTACGGTTCGTGCGGGAGCGCGACCCCGGCAGGAGCATCAGGTACATCCCTCTGCAGAGCGAGTCCGGGAGGAAGCTGCTGCGGAGGTCAGGGAGGTCTCCCGACGACATCTCCAGCGTCGTCCTAGTTGAGAAAGACAG GTCCTACATCAAGTCCGATGCAGTGCTGAGGATCATGGAGTACCTTAACCTGCCCTTCCCCCAGCTGGCTGCTTTCCTGAACATTGCCCCTCT GTTTCTGAGAGACTTCGCGTACGACAACGTGGCGAACAACCGGTACCTGGTGTTCGGCCGCTCAGAGTCAGAAGCATGCGAGATACTCTGA
- the LOC124664720 gene encoding polygalacturonase QRT2-like — MAFSDHVSISNCSIQTGDDCVSILSGTSDVVVTNSMCGPGHGISVGSLGADGTTALVERITVSNCSFSKTMTGVRIKSWQGGNGKANGFLFENLDMTDVQFPIDIDQFYCPQGNCPQQDSAVAISDAKFINIQGTSSNPEAIQILCSKSVQCHGIYLYNVNLTCSGHTAQARATILNAYGTIGGTVKPQVQFLGA; from the exons ATGGCGTTCTCCGACCACGTTTCTATCTCGAATTGCTCTATCCAAACCG GAGATGATTGCGTGTCCATCCTATCTGGCACCAGCGATGTTGTTGTCACTAACAGCATGTGTGGGCCTGGTCATGGCATCAG CGTGGGAAGCCTTGGAGCTGATGGTACAACAGCACTTGTGGAAAGGATTACAGTATCCAACTGCAGCTTCTCCAAAACTATGACTGGTGTGAGGATCAAATCGTGGCAG GGAGGCAATGGCAAAGCAAATGGGTTCCTTTTCGAGAACCTCGACATGACTGATGTCCAATTTCCTATTGACATTGACCAGTTTTATTGTCCCCAGGGAAATTGTCCGCAACAG GATAGCGCTGTGGCCATATCTGACGCCAAGTTCATCAACATCCAGGGGACATCCTCCAACCCCGAAGCCATCCAGATTCTGTGCAGCAAGAGCGTGCAGTGCCACGGCATCTATCTCTACAATGTCAACCTGACCTGCTCTGGGCATACCGCCCAAGCACGAGCCACTATTTTAAATGCCTACGGAACCATTGGGGGCACGGTGAAACCACAAGTACAGTTCCTGGGTGCTTGA